From Granulicella sp. WH15, the proteins below share one genomic window:
- a CDS encoding DUF3037 domain-containing protein produces MNERMPCEFFLIRYVPDVVKGEFVNIGVVLREAGGAARADVRFTRDWARVRCMDSDADVALLEGLEQEIGARLQRAVTAQDPKRVMDVLEDSLSNSVQITEARACLAENLPTEMEQLMRMYVEPLKVAKVRAQQTGRAAISAAVRGEFERAGVWRMMRKRIAAAPYTQAGDPMKIDCGYRVVSDEARGVVRMFHAVSLDGDVEAAKVLAYSAPQLRDGVGRVEAAELLLTAVVEPIKMVAEDEGEAWERYRFGVETMERQQIRVVTLSDLARAAETARRELRV; encoded by the coding sequence TTGAACGAGAGGATGCCGTGCGAGTTCTTCCTGATCCGGTATGTGCCGGATGTGGTGAAGGGCGAGTTCGTGAATATCGGCGTGGTGCTGCGGGAGGCCGGTGGAGCCGCCAGGGCGGACGTGCGGTTTACGCGCGACTGGGCGCGGGTGCGGTGCATGGACTCGGACGCCGATGTGGCGTTGCTGGAAGGGCTAGAGCAGGAGATTGGGGCTCGACTGCAAAGAGCTGTGACGGCGCAGGACCCGAAGCGCGTGATGGATGTGCTGGAGGACTCGCTCTCGAACTCGGTGCAGATCACCGAGGCGCGGGCTTGTTTGGCGGAGAACCTGCCGACGGAGATGGAGCAGCTGATGCGGATGTATGTGGAGCCGCTGAAGGTTGCCAAGGTGAGGGCGCAGCAGACTGGGCGGGCCGCGATCTCTGCGGCGGTGCGGGGGGAGTTCGAGCGGGCCGGGGTTTGGCGGATGATGCGGAAGAGGATTGCTGCGGCGCCTTATACGCAGGCGGGTGATCCGATGAAGATCGACTGCGGGTATCGGGTGGTCTCCGATGAGGCGCGTGGGGTGGTCAGGATGTTTCATGCGGTGTCGCTGGACGGGGATGTCGAGGCGGCTAAGGTGCTGGCTTACTCGGCTCCGCAGTTGCGGGATGGCGTGGGGAGGGTGGAGGCGGCGGAGCTGCTCCTGACGGCGGTGGTGGAGCCGATCAAGATGGTCGCGGAGGATGAGGGCGAGGCCTGGGAACGGTATCGGTTTGGGGTGGAGACGATGGAGCGGCAGCAGATTCGGGTGGTGACGTTGAGCGATCTGGCCAGGGCGGCGGAGACGGCGAGGCGGGAGCTGCGGGTGTAG
- a CDS encoding terminase, whose product MRGSREMLALKDGLESRLANSEGMTCGMYLAEKLLRVRGRDGSLAPLRANAVQRRYEQQRGKANIVLKARQMGVTTWVAGQFFLKTITQPGVLTVQVAHTQEAAERIFAMVQRMWENLPASLREGELALSRANARQMVFPELDSEFRVASAADENAGRGLTIQNLHCSEVARWPGDAAATLAGLRAALAPGGEVCLESTPRGAYGCFYEEWMGARETGAVRHFFPWWMEEAYRSEAAMELREDELALMKAEGLTAEQIGFRRELERSYRGLRSQEFAEDAVSCFKATGDCCFEVEAVEARMAEVPAPAERRRGGALLVWLPPVAGREYIVAADTAGGGVDGDFAAVQVVEVATGLQCAELQERMTVAELARVCAALAREYGGAIVAVERNNHGAGVLAYLDASERWSRVYAQDGVAGWLTTAGNKPGMVSRMGALLMESPGLFMSGRLLGECRTFVTWGGGRTGAAQGAHDDCLMAMAVAQGVRAELLGHFVPLSGRHG is encoded by the coding sequence GGGAGCAGGGAGATGCTGGCTCTGAAGGATGGGCTGGAGAGCAGGCTGGCCAATAGCGAAGGGATGACGTGCGGGATGTACCTGGCGGAGAAGCTGCTGCGGGTGCGAGGGCGGGATGGAAGTCTGGCTCCGCTGCGGGCGAATGCGGTGCAGAGGCGCTATGAGCAGCAGCGGGGGAAGGCGAACATTGTGCTGAAGGCTCGGCAGATGGGCGTGACGACCTGGGTGGCGGGGCAGTTCTTTCTGAAGACGATTACGCAGCCGGGCGTGTTGACCGTGCAGGTGGCGCATACGCAGGAGGCCGCGGAGAGGATCTTTGCGATGGTGCAGAGGATGTGGGAGAACCTGCCCGCATCGCTGCGCGAGGGGGAGCTGGCGCTCTCGCGGGCCAATGCAAGGCAGATGGTATTTCCGGAGCTGGATAGCGAGTTTCGCGTGGCCAGTGCGGCGGATGAAAATGCCGGCCGGGGGTTGACGATTCAGAACCTGCATTGCAGCGAGGTGGCGAGATGGCCGGGGGATGCGGCGGCTACGCTGGCGGGGTTGCGAGCGGCGCTGGCTCCGGGGGGTGAGGTTTGTCTGGAGAGTACTCCTCGGGGGGCTTATGGGTGCTTTTATGAGGAGTGGATGGGGGCTCGGGAGACTGGGGCTGTAAGGCATTTCTTTCCCTGGTGGATGGAGGAGGCTTATCGCTCGGAGGCTGCTATGGAGCTGCGGGAGGATGAGCTGGCGTTGATGAAGGCTGAGGGGCTGACGGCGGAGCAGATCGGGTTCCGGAGGGAGCTGGAGCGGAGCTATCGGGGGCTGCGGTCGCAGGAGTTTGCTGAGGATGCTGTGAGTTGTTTTAAAGCTACTGGTGACTGCTGCTTCGAGGTGGAGGCGGTGGAGGCTCGGATGGCTGAGGTGCCTGCTCCGGCGGAGCGTAGAAGAGGCGGGGCGTTGTTGGTGTGGCTGCCGCCGGTGGCGGGGCGGGAGTACATCGTCGCTGCCGATACGGCGGGCGGTGGCGTGGATGGTGACTTTGCTGCCGTGCAGGTGGTGGAGGTGGCTACCGGGTTGCAGTGTGCGGAGTTACAGGAACGGATGACTGTCGCGGAGTTGGCGCGGGTGTGTGCGGCGCTGGCGCGGGAGTATGGCGGGGCGATAGTCGCCGTGGAGAGGAATAATCATGGGGCCGGGGTGCTGGCTTATCTGGATGCCTCCGAACGCTGGAGCCGGGTGTATGCGCAGGATGGAGTGGCTGGGTGGTTGACTACCGCAGGGAATAAGCCGGGGATGGTTAGCCGGATGGGGGCTTTGCTGATGGAGTCGCCGGGACTCTTTATGAGTGGGAGATTGCTGGGGGAGTGTCGGACGTTTGTGACCTGGGGTGGTGGTCGGACGGGGGCTGCGCAGGGGGCGCATGATGATTGTCTGATGGCTATGGCGGTGGCGCAGGGGGTCAGGGCGGAGTTGTTGGGGCACTTCGTGCCGCTCTCGGGGCGGCATGGGTGA
- a CDS encoding HipA family kinase has translation MAILAVQAIRRMRGGAQSQLMLGADGNLWVVKFTNNPQHVRVLANELIATRLAAATGLTVPLCDVVEVTPWLVEHTDGMSIELGKGMRVRCASGLQFGSMFVGGLMPGQVVDYLPEQQLEEVTNLAEFAGMLCVDKWTGNCNGRQAVFERKPRGKRYRATFIDQGFCFNAGEWSFPDSPLRGVYAQNNVYRKVTGWESFEPWLTRVEEMDAGVLWGIAEAAPPEWYGGDPAAIEVLMEQLLARQRRVRGLIEAFRDSNREPFPMWARGVSIVVPQQFAGSKVLGRFVM, from the coding sequence TTGGCGATACTGGCGGTGCAGGCGATTCGCCGGATGAGGGGTGGAGCGCAGAGTCAGCTCATGCTGGGGGCTGATGGGAACCTGTGGGTGGTGAAGTTTACCAATAATCCGCAGCATGTGCGGGTGCTGGCCAATGAACTGATCGCGACCAGGCTGGCGGCGGCGACGGGATTGACCGTGCCGTTGTGCGATGTGGTGGAGGTGACGCCGTGGCTGGTGGAGCATACCGATGGGATGAGCATTGAGCTGGGCAAGGGGATGCGGGTTCGGTGCGCGTCGGGGTTGCAGTTCGGCAGCATGTTTGTGGGTGGGCTGATGCCGGGGCAGGTAGTCGATTATCTGCCGGAGCAGCAGCTCGAAGAGGTGACCAACCTGGCGGAGTTTGCCGGGATGCTGTGCGTCGATAAGTGGACCGGGAACTGCAATGGGCGGCAGGCGGTGTTTGAACGGAAGCCGCGAGGGAAAAGGTATCGGGCTACGTTTATTGACCAGGGGTTTTGCTTCAATGCAGGCGAGTGGAGTTTTCCCGACTCGCCGCTGCGGGGAGTGTATGCGCAGAACAATGTCTACCGGAAGGTGACGGGATGGGAGAGCTTTGAGCCGTGGCTGACGCGGGTGGAGGAGATGGACGCGGGGGTGCTGTGGGGGATCGCAGAGGCCGCGCCGCCGGAGTGGTATGGCGGCGATCCGGCGGCGATCGAGGTGCTGATGGAGCAGTTGCTGGCGAGGCAGAGGCGGGTGCGAGGATTGATTGAGGCATTTCGGGACTCGAACCGGGAGCCGTTCCCGATGTGGGCGCGTGGTGTGAGTATTGTGGTGCCGCAGCAGTTTGCGGGGAGTAAAGTGCTGGGAAGATTTGTGATGTAA
- a CDS encoding phage portal protein, whose translation MAGGSEAKVEGPRKTVPLPSILTPYNVSGRPGLAVSPKPTAANLRRFAETPVARRAINVVKDKIASMDWQIRVRRGYREADVPDAQARMNALRAALEEPNDSDSFRTLWEQVIEDVLVGGFGSVEMKATGDENRPFELYAVDGAAIHVDARWQAGVDTPRYGFYTGMPGAEAVTPLRDDELMYIRLNPRTHTPFGLGRLEVAFDTVNQFLSANRYAGRLASNSVVQYALWLDEATPEQHDRLIRWWQDEIEGTGRVPVLSCEKKPEVLKFAGGTDADLRIQWQEFLVTMIANAFELPPMMLGLTSEVNRSTAGELADEAFQSAVVPVAKLLAEHITRDLFAKKLGWREFEFSFNDLDERDESKEVAMQIQLLQAGVLSVAEVRAMRGLPPVEEVGSEADDR comes from the coding sequence ATGGCTGGGGGCAGTGAGGCGAAGGTTGAAGGGCCGAGGAAGACGGTGCCGTTGCCTTCGATTCTGACGCCCTACAACGTGAGTGGGCGGCCGGGGCTGGCGGTGTCGCCGAAGCCTACGGCGGCGAATCTGCGCCGGTTTGCCGAGACGCCGGTGGCGCGACGGGCGATCAATGTGGTGAAGGACAAGATCGCCAGCATGGACTGGCAGATACGGGTGCGGCGTGGGTATCGTGAGGCCGATGTGCCGGATGCGCAGGCGAGGATGAATGCGCTGCGGGCGGCGCTTGAGGAGCCGAATGATTCGGACTCGTTTCGTACGCTTTGGGAGCAGGTGATCGAGGATGTGCTGGTGGGCGGGTTCGGCTCGGTGGAGATGAAGGCCACGGGGGATGAGAACAGGCCATTTGAGCTGTATGCCGTCGATGGCGCTGCGATCCATGTGGACGCGCGGTGGCAGGCCGGGGTGGATACGCCTCGGTATGGGTTCTATACGGGGATGCCGGGCGCGGAGGCTGTGACGCCGCTGCGTGACGATGAGTTGATGTATATACGGCTGAATCCGCGGACGCATACGCCGTTTGGCCTGGGGCGGCTGGAGGTGGCGTTCGATACGGTGAACCAGTTTTTGAGTGCGAACCGGTATGCGGGAAGGCTGGCTTCGAACAGCGTGGTGCAGTATGCGCTGTGGCTGGATGAGGCGACGCCGGAGCAGCATGATCGGCTGATTCGGTGGTGGCAGGACGAGATTGAAGGCACAGGGCGGGTGCCGGTGTTGAGTTGCGAGAAGAAGCCGGAGGTGCTGAAGTTTGCGGGCGGCACCGATGCGGACCTGCGGATTCAGTGGCAGGAGTTTCTGGTCACGATGATCGCCAATGCGTTTGAGCTGCCGCCGATGATGCTGGGGTTGACCAGTGAGGTCAATCGCTCGACCGCGGGCGAGCTGGCGGATGAGGCGTTCCAGAGCGCGGTGGTGCCGGTGGCGAAGCTGCTGGCTGAGCATATTACGCGGGACCTCTTTGCGAAGAAGCTGGGGTGGCGGGAGTTTGAGTTCAGCTTCAACGACCTGGATGAGAGGGATGAGAGCAAGGAGGTCGCGATGCAGATACAGCTATTGCAGGCTGGGGTGCTGAGTGTGGCCGAGGTGAGGGCGATGCGTGGGTTGCCTCCGGTTGAGGAGGTGGGTAGTGAAGCTGACGATCGATAA